TCTGTGTGAAGATGCTCACGACGCCGCCCTCCCCAACTCCTGCCCCCGGGCGTCCAGGAAGGCCCGCACCTCGGGCACCTTGGAACGCCGGATTTCCTCCGTGGTGCCCACCTGGACGATGCGCCGGTTGGCCAGCATGGCGATCCGGTCGGACACCGACAAGGCACTCACCATGTCGTGCGTGACCACGATGGACGTGCACCCGAGCTGCTTTTGCATGGAGCGGATCATCTGATCGATCGTCTCCGTGGTGACGGGATCCAATCCCGTGGTGGGCTCGTCCCAGAGGATGACCTCCGGGTTGGTGGCGATGGCGCGCGCCAGGCCCACGCGCTTGCGCATGCCACCGGACAGGTCCGCGGGCCGCATGTTCTCGATGCCCGGCAGCCCCACGAGCGCGAGCTTCTCGGCCACGCGCTCGCGCACCTGGGCGGGCGTCATCTCCGGGAAGTGCTCGTGCAGCGGGTAGGCGACGTTCTCCCCCACGCTCAGCGAGTCGAACAGGGCCGCGCCC
Above is a window of Cystobacter fuscus DNA encoding:
- a CDS encoding ABC transporter ATP-binding protein, translated to MFSRPSPRLRFQPPKAGEELIRFEHLRKAFGSKRIYDDVMLSVYAGETLTVIGGSGTGKSVLLKCLIGLLRHDAGRIFFQGQDLTECGEEDFIHLRRHVAMVFQGAALFDSLSVGENVAYPLHEHFPEMTPAQVRERVAEKLALVGLPGIENMRPADLSGGMRKRVGLARAIATNPEVILWDEPTTGLDPVTTETIDQMIRSMQKQLGCTSIVVTHDMVSALSVSDRIAMLANRRIVQVGTTEEIRRSKVPEVRAFLDARGQELGRAAS